The nucleotide sequence TAGAATCTTAAAGCCTTTTTCATCTACAGTTTCAAAACTATTAAGACTAGCCAAGTAAGTTTCTTCTGATAAATTGTTAATTTCTGGTAAGCTGTCATCATGAAAAATAACGTCTCCACATTTTACATTTGTCCTATAAGAATATCCATCGCGACCGTTTTCTATAAACAATGGCAATCCTTTTGGATCATTTATTCTAAATAAGGTTCTTTCACTATCAATTCGAACTATCGCATTATACCTCTTCTCTAAACTATTAATAAAAACATATGGACATTTCATATTTGGATCAAAATCCACATAATCAAATTGTGGATTTTGAATTAAAAAATCGAAGTATTGTCTATCCATTCCCTACCTAAATTAAAACACAAGCTTAATCCTTGTGCATATTGTAAATATTGTATTATTTCTTAGCCAAAAATTCACTTAGATTTTTGGTAGCACTAGCGATATCTGCAGCTTCAAGTTCTTTAATAAAACCAAGGATCTTTTGTTGCCCTTTTAGAGTTTCAAAAACGCCTTCGCTTATGGTCTCAAAATTTTTGATCATTCCCTGGCTAATCGCATGAAGATCTTTTCTAAGCTCTAGATTGCTTATATCATTTTTGCCCTGGTAGGGTACGGGCAAATTTTTTTCAGATTCGGTTTCAGTTTTCGTATGGGTTGAAAATTCTCCCTTCAGCATTTGCTGATAATCATATTGGGGATATTTTTCAACTAAAGCAAATAGCCATTTAGATTGAACATCCGTTCCTTTATTGATTGCCCTTGAAAGCACGCCTTTACTGGCACCAATGGACTTTTCCAAGGAACCAATTTTCAACCCTTCAGCTTCTGCAACTGCTGTAAATATGTCTAAAATATTTTCCATTATTGAAAATTTTCAACCTATTCCTTGTAATTGTTGAAAATTATCACCTATATTTGTTCAAACAATAACACGAACCAAAAACCAAATATACACAAGTAGAAGGTTTTTGGCAATAGTAGAATTATATGATAACGCCAAAACAAACCATAGAATTGAAAGAAATAATTGGCTCGAAGCATATCCAAAAGCTTCAGGATTATTTCACGCAGCAGGGTATTAAAAACCGTTATCGGGAATCTTACTCCGTAGATTATATAAGCATGGTTTTTAATGGCAAGGTGACAAATAAAAAAGTAGAAGATGCCATTTTCGCTTATGTGCCTTACCTCACACAAAAGCGAGCTGCAGAAAACGAAGAACGAGCAGATGTTTTAGCAACTGCCAAAAAACAAGCTTCGCATGCGTCGTAAATGGGTGAAAATAAAAGTGATCCTTAAAGATCGGCTTAGTTATGCCGATAGGCTTATGATACTGGCCGTTATCGCTTTTGTGATCTTAACTACCATTGCCACAGTCATGATATACGACATAAATAAAAAGCCCGAAGCGGGAACTACGGGCTTTTCACATAAATATTTACGCTTAAATAAATATCAAATGAAAGTCAAAACTACAAAACCCAATGAAAACGCGCAACATTTAATTGCCGGTTTATTACAAAAAGATGATGGGATCGAGTTCTATGGTATCCCACAAAGTAAGAGAGTAGAATGGTTGCAAAATGGCCACTCTCAAAATTTCCAAAACTTACCCCGTGACAAATTTATGATTCTTGCCAATGCCTTTAATAGCAATAACGAGGCTAGAGAAGTAATTAATAAATATTTTGGGATCCACCTACCCTTTAAAAGACGAGTAGAGCTTTACACCTACTTTATGTATGGAGGCCTAGATAATAAGCCAGATTTGATTGGAGAGGTTTTACAACCACCAGAAAATTACAGGCACGAAGAAAATTGTATTTCCCTCCAGTTTAAAAAAATCCATCTAAACGGATCTCCTTTAAAAGATCGGGAAATTAGAATGCTTGATATGATGCTAAGAGATTACAAGGATACTGCAATTGCCTTTAAAATGGGCATACAGGTTAGCACTTACAACCAACATAAAAAAGAACTTTTTATAAAAACTGGAACACACAGCAGAACCAGTTTGATGATCGCTGCTATAAAGCAACGTGCAACAGGATTTTTTCATAAGGTTAGTTTTAGTTAAAGATGAGAAATGACGCCAGATATTATCGAAGTATGATGAAGCGCTGCGATCTCC is from Zunongwangia endophytica and encodes:
- a CDS encoding helix-turn-helix transcriptional regulator, whose protein sequence is MRRKWVKIKVILKDRLSYADRLMILAVIAFVILTTIATVMIYDINKKPEAGTTGFSHKYLRLNKYQMKVKTTKPNENAQHLIAGLLQKDDGIEFYGIPQSKRVEWLQNGHSQNFQNLPRDKFMILANAFNSNNEAREVINKYFGIHLPFKRRVELYTYFMYGGLDNKPDLIGEVLQPPENYRHEENCISLQFKKIHLNGSPLKDREIRMLDMMLRDYKDTAIAFKMGIQVSTYNQHKKELFIKTGTHSRTSLMIAAIKQRATGFFHKVSFS